DNA sequence from the Vicia villosa cultivar HV-30 ecotype Madison, WI linkage group LG3, Vvil1.0, whole genome shotgun sequence genome:
CTGCATCTCATAACTTAAACTCAAGCATGGTGGTCCAATGTGAAGTTTTAAAGCATATATGAAATGTAAGGCATGCTATTATCAATACCCTATAGTATAATGCTTAGGTTTGTAGAAAAATTTTCATAGAAAATTGAAATATCCATAGAAATCTCCATTCTACAGTGTGTAGAAAAACATTCACAAACAACCAATAATAAACAATACTACAAATGAcagaaaacaaaaaaagaaagccAAAACCAACGCCTTTTGGAGAAGCATTTCCGGaatctttcggagatgcatttccggacTTTCTTAAAGGTAAAATAGAGGTGTCTCACTTACAACGTCTTTGGTGGTGTGATTTTAGGTGCGTCCGGAGATATATTTCGAGACGCTAGGGGAAGTTGTGACTTTTCGCGGTGGTGTGGGAACACACATAAGGGTGAAAAGAGCAATCCTCTCCAAATATTTAGGCTAGCCCGTGGGACAAATCCTAAGAAGTTTATTACTCGAAATCCCTTGTTGAAAGTTATTCAAAAGAGACTAGGTTCGTGGTAGAATGAATGTCACTCTCACAATGACTATCCCTTTTGGTTGAAAAAATTTAACAATATGCAGGTTTGTTGATTAGAATAGAATACATTAGAAGATGTCAACCGTCCATGACTTTAGGACAATTGCAAATCATCATGATTTCAGAGTCCTTCATCTAATATCAGGTATGTTGCAACTCATAttatcttttatttgatttttctaatATATGATTATCCATACAACAATCATCTGCATCAACAGGTAGATTTCATAAATGTAAGTAATAGCAACGAAATTGCATACATCTTTCATAGCACATTGAAATATCCATTGTACTGTTTATAGAGAAACATCCACACaacacaacaaccaataataaaCAACACCACACACAAATGAAAGAAATAACATCCTTAAATATAAAGTAGATGATTCAATTCAAGGAAATAATTTATTAAGCACACAATAGAAGGAATGAAGAGAGAAAGTGCATCTTCATGTGAGCTGCACCATGGAGAATATAAACCTGTTTACATGGATACAGAAAACTATCAAAATTGAGTATCATACAAATAACTCAAGAGAAGCATAAAATTGTTAGAGGAAAGAGTACCTTAAAGTTTTAGACATTGAGCTGAGTAGGAATCGGGCGCAACTCATAGTCATGAAATCTTGTTCCTACTTTCTGACGAATTAGTACAAGCGGAATATGATTGATAATCCAATGGCACGGTCCATCTTTCTCTAGATCAATGCTATCAACTAATTCAACTGGCATATCAGCAAATCCAAGGAattgaaggtttttcaagtgCTGAAGGTCTTGCGGTACCACCTTCAATTGAGGGTTATTGTTAAATCTGAAGTGTTCAAGACAAAGTAAAGCTCCTTCGTCTATAGATACCGAACTTAGTCTATTTAATCTAGTTAGATCCAACTCCTTCAGCTTATGAAACCCTCCTTTCTGAAAGTGCAATCTTTCACCAGAAAACGCATCATCCCACAAATTCAGCCTCAACAAATTCGGCAAATTCTTCAAAGAGTCTAGTGGATCATCTTCGAAGTTAGACAAACCGAGTCTTAGCTTCACAAGATACTGGAGATTTGGGATCCATTTAGGCAACTTTGTTAGTTTGCATTTCAAATTGAGTACTCTAAGATAGGGTGGAGCTGATGCAAGATCCAAGTCAAGGATTTCTTCCTTAGCTATAGCACCGATATTAAGAGATTCAAGGTGATCCATCTCTTGTATTGCTTCACATAATGCGTTTCCGTATTCTCCCCGAACATGCTTTATGCCTAACTTTCTTAACTGTTTCAACTTTTTAAGCTCTTGGATAAGGTCGTTTCCACCGTGATCCGCTTCCAAAAAGTAAAGTTTTTGCAAAGATTTCAAGCTTCCGATACCTTTTTGCATTTTCACTCCTATTGTAAAGTTCAACATAGAATAGTGCCCTTCGTATTTTCTATAATAAGCCGGAAGAAGCCTTAGCTTTGTGAGCTTGTTTATCTCTTTTGGTAACTCATGCACAGGAGTTTGCCTTAGATCCAAGGTTTCTAAGTTGACTAGCATACCGATGGATTTGGGAAGAACGGTAACTTTTGTCTGACTCAGGTTCAAGTATCTTAGATGGAAAAGATTCCCTAAGTTATCAGGAATAGAATTCAACGAAGATTTCTCAAAATCAAGCACTTTCAAAAGCTTGAACTTGGAGAATGCTCTGTCCATGAAATGTTCATTCAGCTCTCCTTTGTCAAAAACAAAAATAGCACGAATTCCCGTGTTACTAGAGCTTCTCAACACATTGTTAGCATTTGCTGCTATAGAGAAGCGCCTAGTTATTCCAACTGTGACATGTTCTTCATCTTCTTGTATCAAATGGCAAAAGCTTAAATCTTTCATTTTTTTGATAATCACTTCGCGCAACAAATCATGGACTTGACAACTTTTCACTTTCCCATCAAAACCCACTTTGGAAACTTGAACCAAACTTCTATGTATCAGCTGTGTCATGTGCTCTTCAGCAACTTCCTCCAATGGTCTATTCTCCTCATCCTTTACAAACCCTTCAGCCATCCATTGTCGAGTAAGTCTTTTGCGATTGATGATGTAGTCCTCAGGATATATACCAAAATACAACATGCATGGTTTCAAGTGGTAAGGCAAATCATCATAACtaagagacaaaatctttattaAACTAGATAAATGGGCATTGCGCTCTAACTCCATTCTCAGATTTTTACTCACCTTCTCCCATTCAAAAATGGTTTTAGATTTTGTTGACAACAGACCCCCAATGGCCACAATTGCCAGTGGTAGCCCTCCACATTTTTGAACAATTTCACCGGACATACCCTCGAGTTCCGCTGGACACTTTTTTCCAGGCTCATATCTAAATGCCTTGTTGCAAAAAAGTTCCCATGCTTTCTTTGGAGATAAAGGTTGTAGCTTGTGAACATGAACAGGAAAAGATTTCTTAAAATATTCAGCAACATCCATCATTCTAGTGGTCACAATGATTCTACTtcctttgttgttactaattaAGACATTTTGAATCTCATCAGAAAAATTTTCTTTCCAAACATCATCGAAAAACACTAAGTACCTCTTTGACTCAAGGTATTGTCTCACATGAGTAATCAATGTTTTGTTATCCATCTTCTGCAGACCCTTTGGAATAGACTCATTGCTGTCCTTACAAAATTTCTCTACCATATCAATAAACAACTCCCTCGCCGTATAAGATTGAGAAACTGTGATGAAAGATCTACAATCGAAGTGCTTTTTTACGAGCTGGTTATTAAAAACATAGTTAGAAAGAGTTGTCTTTCCGAGTCCTCCCATGCCAACCACCGAAACCAACATGAGTTCATTGGTTCCTTCCACCAAACATCTCACCAATTCATCTCTTGATGACTCAAATCCCACAACTTGAGTCTCTTCAATAAAAAGTGAAGCCATTCGAGGATCACCAAAACTTTCAATTTGAGTAGTCCCTCTCCCTCTAGAGCATCCTGGTCCGCTTTCAGCCTTAAACTCATACCTCACACTTCTTTCTTTGATTCCACCAATTGATAATTTGATATCTTTCATCTCAGCAGCAATTTGATGTCTCCACTTCATGGTTTTAATCATCTGAAATACCATTTTGAGCGAGGCCATGCATCCAGAACTCGAATGCTCGACCCTTTGTGCCAAATACATGCTATAATAATCAATGACATCTTCTATGCGAAAAGATGCTTCTCTTACCTGCTTCACCCAAGTTTTGACTCCTTCATTagatcctcctcctcctcctcctccttcacCAGCATCAGAAGCCCTTTTGTCTGCATCCTTGAGAAAGGCCTGAATGCTCTCAAGTTCAACTTTGATGTCATCAAAGTCTTTGTGTACTCCTGTCAGCAAAGTTCCTTCTTCTAATGCAAGTTTGTAGAGTTGCTCCAAAACAAATGACACTGTAGTTTCTGCCATTTTTAATTTCTGTTACTTTTGGACAAACTAGCTCttg
Encoded proteins:
- the LOC131593583 gene encoding disease resistance protein RPM1-like; its protein translation is MAETTVSFVLEQLYKLALEEGTLLTGVHKDFDDIKVELESIQAFLKDADKRASDAGEGGGGGGGSNEGVKTWVKQVREASFRIEDVIDYYSMYLAQRVEHSSSGCMASLKMVFQMIKTMKWRHQIAAEMKDIKLSIGGIKERSVRYEFKAESGPGCSRGRGTTQIESFGDPRMASLFIEETQVVGFESSRDELVRCLVEGTNELMLVSVVGMGGLGKTTLSNYVFNNQLVKKHFDCRSFITVSQSYTARELFIDMVEKFCKDSNESIPKGLQKMDNKTLITHVRQYLESKRYLVFFDDVWKENFSDEIQNVLISNNKGSRIIVTTRMMDVAEYFKKSFPVHVHKLQPLSPKKAWELFCNKAFRYEPGKKCPAELEGMSGEIVQKCGGLPLAIVAIGGLLSTKSKTIFEWEKVSKNLRMELERNAHLSSLIKILSLSYDDLPYHLKPCMLYFGIYPEDYIINRKRLTRQWMAEGFVKDEENRPLEEVAEEHMTQLIHRSLVQVSKVGFDGKVKSCQVHDLLREVIIKKMKDLSFCHLIQEDEEHVTVGITRRFSIAANANNVLRSSSNTGIRAIFVFDKGELNEHFMDRAFSKFKLLKVLDFEKSSLNSIPDNLGNLFHLRYLNLSQTKVTVLPKSIGMLVNLETLDLRQTPVHELPKEINKLTKLRLLPAYYRKYEGHYSMLNFTIGVKMQKGIGSLKSLQKLYFLEADHGGNDLIQELKKLKQLRKLGIKHVRGEYGNALCEAIQEMDHLESLNIGAIAKEEILDLDLASAPPYLRVLNLKCKLTKLPKWIPNLQYLVKLRLGLSNFEDDPLDSLKNLPNLLRLNLWDDAFSGERLHFQKGGFHKLKELDLTRLNRLSSVSIDEGALLCLEHFRFNNNPQLKVVPQDLQHLKNLQFLGFADMPVELVDSIDLEKDGPCHWIINHIPLVLIRQKVGTRFHDYELRPIPTQLNV